The Bacteroides sp. genomic interval CTGCTTGCCGAAACCGGCAACCGCCTCATCCTGGTCGATACTGGGATGGGCAACAAACAAAGTGAAAGATATTTCAGCTTTTTCCATCGTTTTGGCGAGGAAAACCTAGAAACCTCCTTTGCCAAAGCAGGTTATTCTTTCGATCAGGTGACCGATGTCATCCTGACTCACCTGCACTTCGACCATGTGGGGGGTGCCGTAAAAAATGGGTCTCTACCTGGCACCTATGAACCGGTCTTCCCCAATGCCACCTATTATGTTAGCCGTGAGCAATGGGACTGGACTTTGAATCCCAACCCCCGCGAGAAAGCTTCCTTCTTTCCTGAAAATTATTTGCCCCTTTATGAAAATGGGCAGCTTGAATTTATTCATGAACCCGGCACTTTTGCCGAAGGCGTTGAGATCGAATTTATGAACGGTCATACCCGCGGACTGATGGTCCCCATCTTCGATTACAAAGGGCGTAAAGTGGTCTTCACCACCGATTTCATTGCTATGGTTTATAACATACCTTTGCCTTATGTGCCGGGTTTCGATGTCGAGCCCCTTGAGTCGATGAAGGAAAAGGAGACATTCCTCCAAAGGGCCCTCG includes:
- a CDS encoding MBL fold metallo-hydrolase, giving the protein MKLFPITAEHFKLDGGACFGVVPKTIWQKYLPADENNLVKVTSRCLLAETGNRLILVDTGMGNKQSERYFSFFHRFGEENLETSFAKAGYSFDQVTDVILTHLHFDHVGGAVKNGSLPGTYEPVFPNATYYVSREQWDWTLNPNPREKASFFPENYLPLYENGQLEFIHEPGTFAEGVEIEFMNGHTRGLMVPIFDYKGRKVVFTTDFIAMVYNIPLPYVPGFDVEPLESMKEKETFLQRALEQDFVLCFQHDHFNECCTLQMTGKGIREKEIFKLADI